The following are encoded together in the Halorubrum lacusprofundi ATCC 49239 genome:
- a CDS encoding site-specific integrase: MLRAGCEYLQQRNDAIIALMYDTGLRVGELVAVDVGMLREGNTELYLPAEIQKDYPNDNSPSPKRLGLSSDTTRLLSSYLSARWKDIQTTERVYDHMIRV; encoded by the coding sequence GTGCTACGAGCAGGGTGCGAGTATCTCCAACAGCGCAACGACGCGATCATCGCGCTGATGTACGATACTGGCCTTCGAGTCGGCGAACTCGTCGCCGTCGACGTTGGGATGCTTCGAGAAGGGAACACTGAATTGTACCTGCCCGCAGAGATCCAGAAGGACTACCCGAATGACAACAGCCCATCGCCGAAACGGCTCGGGCTCTCGTCGGATACTACTCGTCTCCTATCGTCGTATCTCTCGGCCCGATGGAAAGATATCCAAACGACCGAACGTGTCTACGACCACATGATCAGAGTATGA